Proteins from a single region of Streptomyces glaucescens:
- a CDS encoding FUSC family protein, whose translation MSREFPIGLTPPDWLVRNLRSQQAPVNRAAVARAAVALSLPLAVGLAAGRPEYGALAAMGALSGVIGDTADAYRLRILNIAVPQLLGAVGVTLGSLAFGHGWIAVAVLTGIALVSGMISTIGAVSSVSGLLLLLNAVVGAGLPMPGDWWLAPLLMTGGGLLVLVLALLSWPLRSGVPERTAVAGAYRAVAGLLDACGADTETYDTARHAATQALNQSYDVVLARRSRYHSRSRDLTRLLAQLNAVIPVIEAAPAAHLAGRALPPEIPQAVRHLADAVDTGYSGPIGLRLPLPLTETGRAVDQALRHAADVVSEPDVDPTGILDRLGHPGALRTRAALATRNVLLSAASWRYGLRLALCIGLAQVLVSIVPVPRSYWVALTITFVLKPDFGSVFSRALLRALGTVAGLVVAAAVLSQVPRGWWDVAVLFLLAPLIPALTPRGYGHQTAAITPVILLLSDVLNREGTALLLPRLVDSLAGCAIALVAGYLLWPESWHTRVGDRLADAVADTARYVECAFGGGAQGTDTAARARMRRRLYRDLSVIRTEFQRALTEPPPTGRRAAAWWPLVVAVERIVDATTAARVRVKQGAAPPSTAEVSQVVLQLRELAEGVREADTLIAVRTDLTGPPGSVLEPLRQEVAAARAIASPH comes from the coding sequence ATGTCGCGAGAGTTCCCCATCGGCCTCACCCCTCCCGACTGGCTGGTCCGGAACCTTCGATCCCAGCAGGCGCCCGTCAACCGGGCCGCCGTCGCCCGGGCCGCCGTCGCCCTGTCCCTCCCGCTCGCCGTCGGACTCGCCGCCGGCCGCCCCGAGTACGGCGCGCTCGCCGCCATGGGCGCCCTCTCCGGCGTCATCGGCGACACCGCCGACGCCTACCGGCTGCGCATCCTCAACATCGCCGTCCCGCAACTGCTCGGCGCGGTCGGCGTCACCCTCGGCTCCCTCGCCTTCGGCCACGGCTGGATCGCGGTCGCCGTCCTCACCGGCATCGCCCTCGTCTCCGGGATGATCTCCACCATCGGCGCGGTCTCCTCCGTCTCCGGCCTGCTCCTGCTGCTGAACGCCGTCGTCGGCGCCGGCCTGCCCATGCCCGGCGACTGGTGGCTCGCCCCGCTGCTGATGACCGGCGGCGGACTGCTCGTCCTCGTCCTGGCCCTGCTGTCCTGGCCGCTGCGCTCCGGCGTACCCGAACGCACGGCCGTCGCCGGGGCCTACCGGGCCGTCGCCGGTCTGCTCGACGCGTGCGGCGCGGACACCGAGACCTACGACACGGCCCGGCACGCCGCCACCCAGGCGCTCAACCAGTCGTACGACGTCGTCCTCGCCCGCCGCTCCCGCTACCACAGCCGCAGCCGGGACCTCACCCGACTGCTCGCCCAGCTCAACGCGGTCATCCCGGTCATCGAGGCCGCCCCCGCCGCCCACCTCGCCGGCCGCGCGCTGCCGCCCGAGATCCCGCAGGCCGTCCGGCACCTCGCGGATGCCGTCGACACCGGCTACTCCGGCCCGATAGGGCTGCGCCTGCCCCTGCCGCTGACCGAGACCGGCCGCGCCGTGGACCAGGCACTGCGGCACGCCGCCGACGTCGTCAGCGAGCCGGACGTCGACCCCACCGGCATCCTCGACCGCCTCGGCCACCCCGGCGCCCTGCGCACCCGCGCGGCCCTCGCCACCCGCAACGTCCTGCTGTCGGCCGCCTCCTGGCGCTACGGCCTGCGCCTCGCCCTGTGCATCGGCCTCGCCCAGGTCCTGGTCTCCATCGTCCCCGTCCCGCGCTCCTACTGGGTCGCCCTCACCATCACCTTCGTCCTCAAGCCCGACTTCGGCTCGGTGTTCTCCCGCGCCCTGCTGCGTGCCCTCGGCACCGTCGCGGGCCTGGTCGTCGCGGCGGCCGTCCTGTCCCAGGTACCGCGCGGCTGGTGGGACGTCGCGGTCCTGTTCCTCCTCGCCCCGCTGATCCCCGCCCTCACCCCACGGGGCTACGGCCACCAGACGGCCGCCATCACCCCCGTGATCCTGCTGCTCTCCGACGTCCTCAACCGCGAGGGCACCGCCCTGCTGCTGCCCCGCCTGGTCGACTCCCTCGCCGGCTGCGCCATCGCGCTCGTCGCCGGCTATCTGCTGTGGCCGGAGAGCTGGCACACCCGGGTCGGCGACCGCCTCGCGGACGCGGTCGCCGACACCGCCCGCTACGTGGAGTGCGCCTTCGGGGGCGGCGCGCAGGGCACGGACACCGCGGCTCGCGCCCGGATGCGCCGCCGCCTCTACCGGGACCTGTCGGTCATCCGCACCGAGTTCCAGCGCGCCCTGACCGAGCCCCCGCCGACCGGCCGCCGCGCGGCGGCCTGGTGGCCGCTGGTCGTCGCCGTGGAACGCATCGTCGACGCGACGACCGCGGCCCGGGTCCGGGTGAAGCAGGGCGCGGCCCCGCCGTCCACGGCGGAGGTCTCCCAGGTCGTCCTGCAACTGCGGGAACTGGCGGAGGGTGTCCGCGAGGCGGACACCCTCATCGCCGTGCGCACCGACCTCACCGGGCCGCCGGGCAGCGTGCTGGAGCCGCTGCGCCAGGAGGTGGCGGCGGCCCGGGCGATCGCGTCACCGCACTGA
- a CDS encoding PLP-dependent aminotransferase family protein, with amino-acid sequence MDDYLRLADRIAADIASGRLRPGQRLLPQRTFARRRGIAASTAGRVYGELVRRGLVVGEVGRGTFVRAAPPAPGDGRALTEPPHPGTAAPALVNLELNYPTAAGQSALLTPALTALLGDPAALTATLGPAAATGTPEARAAAARLLAAPGWRPAPAQVLFTGNARQSIAAALASLVRPGGRVGVEPLTYPLVKEIAARLGVTLVPLAADDDGPLPESVAAAHRTAPLSALYLQPTLHNPTSLTTPGPRREALARTVTALGVPVVEDRIWSFLRPGPPLAALAPGLTHVVDGLSKRVAPGLTVGLLAVPGERVPAVAAAIRSGGWSAGGFALAAAVRWIEDGTVDRLVAAKRAEAARRQRLLATRLRGFAVRSDPYACYAWWELPAPWRADTFTATAAAHGIAVTPGPSFAVDPARTPDAVRLGLASAPEPELERALRTLAELAHRGP; translated from the coding sequence GTGGACGATTACCTCCGTCTCGCCGACCGGATCGCGGCCGACATCGCCTCCGGCCGCCTCAGGCCCGGCCAGCGGCTGCTCCCGCAGCGGACGTTCGCACGGCGGCGCGGCATCGCCGCCTCCACGGCCGGACGGGTCTACGGCGAACTGGTGCGGCGCGGACTGGTCGTCGGCGAGGTCGGCCGGGGCACCTTCGTGCGGGCCGCCCCGCCCGCGCCCGGCGACGGCCGCGCCCTCACCGAACCGCCGCACCCCGGCACGGCCGCGCCCGCGCTCGTCAACCTGGAGCTGAACTACCCCACGGCCGCCGGCCAGTCCGCCCTGCTCACCCCCGCCCTCACCGCCCTCCTCGGCGACCCCGCCGCCCTCACCGCCACCCTCGGCCCGGCCGCCGCGACCGGCACCCCCGAGGCCCGCGCCGCCGCCGCCCGGCTGCTCGCCGCCCCCGGCTGGCGCCCCGCCCCCGCCCAGGTGCTCTTCACCGGCAACGCCCGCCAGTCCATCGCCGCCGCGCTGGCCTCCCTGGTCCGCCCCGGCGGCCGCGTCGGTGTCGAGCCACTGACGTATCCACTGGTGAAGGAGATCGCGGCGCGCCTCGGCGTCACTCTGGTCCCGCTGGCCGCCGACGACGACGGGCCGCTCCCGGAGTCCGTGGCCGCCGCCCACCGCACGGCCCCGCTCTCCGCCCTCTACCTCCAGCCGACCCTGCACAACCCGACGTCCCTCACCACCCCCGGGCCGCGCCGGGAGGCCCTCGCCCGGACCGTCACGGCCCTCGGCGTGCCGGTCGTCGAGGACCGCATCTGGTCCTTCCTGCGCCCCGGACCACCGCTGGCCGCCCTCGCCCCCGGCCTCACCCACGTCGTCGACGGCCTGTCCAAGCGGGTCGCGCCGGGGCTCACCGTGGGCCTCCTGGCCGTACCCGGGGAGCGGGTGCCCGCCGTGGCCGCCGCGATCCGCTCCGGCGGGTGGAGCGCGGGCGGGTTCGCGCTGGCGGCGGCCGTGCGGTGGATCGAGGACGGCACGGTGGACCGGCTGGTGGCCGCCAAGCGCGCCGAGGCGGCGCGCCGTCAGCGGCTGCTCGCCACCCGGCTGCGGGGTTTCGCCGTACGGTCCGACCCGTACGCCTGCTACGCCTGGTGGGAGCTGCCCGCTCCGTGGCGCGCCGACACCTTCACCGCGACCGCCGCCGCCCACGGCATCGCCGTCACCCCGGGCCCGTCCTTCGCCGTCGACCCCGCCCGCACCCCGGACGCGGTCCGCCTCGGCCTCGCCTCGGCGCCGGAACCGGAGCTGGAACGGGCCCTGCGCACCCTGGCGGAACTGGCCCACCGGGGACCCTGA
- a CDS encoding alpha/beta fold hydrolase: protein MTVSLAYEDKGTGTGVPLLLVHGHPFDRTMWAPQIEAFAPHRRVVAPDLRGYGASPVVPGTTPLAAFAADLEALLDALGLESVVLAGLSMGGQIAMECYARFGDRVRGLVLADTFAEPETPEGRRARNAMADRLLREGMRGYADEVLHKMVAAHADPDVQAHVHRMMTAAPPEGAAAALRGRAERPDYRPLLARVTVPALVVVGEDDEYTPVAVAETLHALLPDSTLHVVAGAAHMPNLERPREFDAALAAFLARVPG from the coding sequence ATGACCGTCTCCCTCGCGTACGAGGACAAGGGCACCGGAACCGGCGTCCCGCTGCTGCTCGTCCACGGCCACCCCTTCGACCGCACCATGTGGGCCCCGCAGATCGAGGCGTTCGCCCCGCACCGCCGGGTCGTCGCCCCCGACCTGCGCGGCTACGGCGCCTCCCCGGTGGTGCCCGGCACCACCCCGCTCGCCGCCTTCGCCGCCGACCTGGAGGCCCTGCTCGACGCGCTGGGACTGGAGTCCGTGGTCCTCGCCGGGCTGTCCATGGGCGGTCAGATCGCCATGGAGTGCTACGCCCGCTTCGGCGACCGCGTCCGCGGACTCGTCCTCGCCGACACCTTCGCCGAACCCGAGACCCCCGAGGGCCGGCGCGCCCGCAACGCCATGGCCGACCGGCTGCTGCGCGAGGGCATGCGCGGCTACGCCGACGAGGTCCTGCACAAGATGGTCGCCGCCCACGCCGACCCGGACGTCCAGGCCCACGTCCACCGCATGATGACCGCCGCCCCGCCCGAGGGTGCCGCCGCGGCCCTGCGCGGACGCGCCGAACGCCCCGACTACCGCCCCCTGCTGGCCCGCGTCACCGTCCCGGCGCTGGTGGTGGTCGGCGAGGACGACGAGTACACCCCCGTCGCGGTCGCCGAGACCCTGCACGCCCTCCTCCCCGACTCCACCCTGCACGTCGTCGCGGGCGCCGCCCACATGCCCAACCTGGAACGCCCACGGGAGTTCGACGCGGCGCTGGCCGCCTTCCTGGCCCGCGTCCCCGGCTAG